GATGGCATCGATCAGGCCGCCGCCGCGGGTGTGACGGCCATCGTGCAGCCGGGCGGTTCCGTGCGCGACGCCGAGGTGATCGCCGCCGCGAACGAACATGGCATCGCGATGGTGTTCACGGGGGAGCGGTTGTTCCGGCATTGAGGCGGATACGCCATGAGATCGACTTCCCGTCGGTCATTCTCATGGCGCTCCTCCCCGCCAGCACGCACTTTCTCCGCCATGCCGCCCGCTGTCCCGCCCGCACCACCAATAGCCGACCCCCTGCGCGATTCCCTTGAACGCGCGGTCGCGGGCCGCTACACGGTGCTTCGCGAACTCGGTCGCGGCGGCATGGGTGCCGTGTACCTCGCGCAGGATCTCTCGCTCGACCGGCCCGTCGCCATCAAGGTGCTGCCGCCCGAACTGGCGGTGCAGCCCACCCTCCGCGAACGGTTCGTGCGCGAGGCGCGGCTGGCCGGATCGCTGTCGCATCCCAACATCATCCACGTGCATGCGGTCGAAGAGCGGGGCGATCTGCTCGCCATCGTCATGCAGTACGTGGACGGAGAAACGCTCGTCCAGCGCATCGCACGCACGGGACCGTACGATCCGCAGGACGTGGCCCGGCTCATGCAAGACATCGCCTGGGCGCTGGGTTATGCCCACGGCCGCGGTATCGTGCACCGCGACGTGAAGCCCGACAATCTCATCATCGAGCGCGGCACGGGACGCACGCTCATCATGGATTTTGGCATCGCGCGAAAGGAGCAGGCCACCTCGCTCACCGAAGTCGGCCAGTCCATCGGAACGCCCACGTACATGAGCCCCGAACAGGCCGCCGCCGAAGACGTGGATGGCCGGAGCGACGTGTATTCACTCGGCTGCGTGGGGTTCTTCGCCGCCACCGGTCGACCGCCGTTCGTGGCGCCGAGCGCACACAAGCTGCTCATGATGCACCTGACGGAGGCCGCGCCGTCCATCGGCTCCGTGCGCGCGGGATTCCCGGAGAAATTCGACGCCATTGTCTCGCGGTGCCTGGCCAAGGAGCGCGGCGAGCGGTTCACCACGGCGGAAGCCCTCGCCGAGGCCATCGGCGATCTGCAGTTGCGCACACGCGAAGTCGCCCCGTTGCTCCGGCTGTTCCATCAGCAAACCGCGCAGTCGCTGCAGGCGCTGCTGACGCTCGTCCTGCTGCTCGTCGCCTACTGGGCGGCCAGACCGCAGGCCGATCCTGCGCTGGATCTGCTCGTCAGCATCCTGTTTCTCACCGTGAGCATCACCGTGGTGATCCACGTGTTCGACCGGGTGCGTTATGCCGTGCGACGCGGGTTCACCGTGCAGGACGTGCAGACCGCGTTCACGGCCATCGGCGACGAGATCCGCACCGCGCGGGAACAGCTCATGAGCGATCCCGCGGAACGACGGCGCAATATCCGTCGCCGCTGGTTCGCCGCCATCGCCGGCTTCACCGGCGGCGCGAGCTGGCCGATCGCCCTGTGGTGGCTCAGTGAACAGGGGACCGGCGGTGTGCGGCGTTTCACGGGCACCGGCGCGCTCACGCTGATCCTGGGCACGGTCTGCGTGGGCATCTCGATCGCATTCTGGGCCACGCGGCCTGTGCGGGTGACCCTGGCGCAGCGGATCGAGGGGCACTTCTGGAGCAGCCGCCCTGGCCGCTGGATCTTTGCGCGGGCCGAGCGGCGATATGCACGGGAAGTATCGCGTCGGAAGGAATGACGATGCGCATTCGCCGTGCGTTCTTCGCCTGCTGGCCGGCGCTGTTGCTCATGGCCTGCCAGCGCGAGCGCACGTCATCGGAAACGGTTCGATCCACCATACCCACGTGGACGCTCGACACGCTCGCCGTTACCGACATCGATGCGCCGGCAGACAACTCCCCACATCCGATCGCGCACCTCGGTGGCATGGCGCGTCTGTCCGATGGACGGTTCGTGATCATGGACGTGGGAGCGAGCGAGGTGCGCATCGTCGATGTCGCGCGCCAGGTCACATCGATCACGGGTCGCCGTGGAGATGGTCCCGGCGAATTCCGATTTGCCCGAGACGTGGGCGTATGCACCGGCGATTCCATCGCGGTCTTTCAGGCAGGTCGTCTCTCCCTGCTCGATCCGAAAGGTGCATTCGCGCGAAGTGTCACGGTGCCACCTGCAGCGGGCACCAATGAAACGCCCATCGCGATCGACCGACAGGACTGTATGCGGTCGCTGTGGCTGCGCAGAAGTCCCCTGCCTCTCGATTCCACGGGTTGGCTTGGTCAGCAACACGAGTTGCTGTGGCGATCGGGAGCGGACACGCAACCGGTGGCGCGCTATGCAGGCCTCACGCGCTACCGTACGCAGGTGGACGGTCAACCGGCCATGCTCTCCATTCCGTGGTCGGGCAGTCCCGCGGTGGCCGTACACGATGGCGTCGTGGCTCTGAGTACGATGGGTGGAAGCACCGTGCGTTTCTTTGCAGGGACATCCGCGCCGCGCGACATCACATGGAATTTGCCATCCATGCACGTGACCACTGCCGATTTGCAACGGTACGACAGCACGCGCACGGCCTGGATCGCCGAAGAGCCACGATATGCCACGTCACTCGTGCCGTCGGTATCGCTGCCAGTCACTCCCACCGTGAAGCCGCCCATCGCCACCATGCTCATGGCGGAATCCGGGGACATCTGGGTGCGCGCCTACCCCACCGGCACCGATGGGCTCGATCAGGCTGCGCGCAGTCGCGGCCACACCGAACAGTGGCACGTCATGCGACCCGATACGGAGGCGCCCATCGCTGCGATCGCGATCCCGACGGCCTTCCGTCCGAAAATCGTCACCGCCGACACCGTCTTCGGCGTGTGGACCGACGACGATCGAGGGCAGATGGTGCGGGCGTTTCCGCTTCGGCATCGTTGAGTCATTCGGAAGTATTCGTCAGGGATACTTGGGCCGCCGCAAGCGATCCATGATCTGCCGGGGCGTCCGCGCCACTACTCCATACGGACGCGCGTCAATGAAATGTCTGATGTTGCCCGTGATGAGCACATCGGCACGCCCACTGATCGCGACCTCCACGAACGGAAGATCGTCGGGGTCCGGCAATGCGACGTGATGCGGCCGTGCGATCACAGGCTCGGCGATGGTATCGAGCACGTCCAACAGCATACGCCGTTCCTTCGCGTCAAATCCGAAAGAAGGTCGCGATGTGACCTCATCGTATTCCGCCATGATGCGGGAATCGATTAGCAGATGCAGATCGCCTCGAAGAATCGATTGCACCACTTCATCCGGAGCGCCACCGCCAGTCACCATGGCCGAGACGAGCACATTGGCGTCGAGCACCACACGCATGGATTGTCGCCGGTTCAGCGTTCCGTAGCCCGTCGCTCCTTTCGGGCGAGCGCGATTTCGGCATCGATCTGCGTGCGGCTCAGCCGGCTCGTTCCCTCGACACGGGACTTCGCCTGCAGACGCTGCAAGGCCAGCAGCGCCCGCCCCCGTTGCCATGCGGCCTTCACGGTCTCCACATCGCCATCGTCGACAGGAATGAGCAGTGCCTTCGCCTCGCCATCCGCGACGAGGGTGAGCGGTTCGCCCTCGGCGAGTCGCTCATAGACACGGCCGGGTGTGTTCCGGAGATCGCGATAGGTAACACTGCGAGAGGACATGGGACACATCGCTACATGATGGCTACAAAATGGCTACACAAGCAAAGATGGCGCCCCAGGACCCACCAGACAATCCCGCCGTTCTGTCCTCGATTCCCGAAGCGAGAACGACTGGCTGGGAAGGAGTCCGCTCCGGTTGTGCCCTCCCCTTCCCCCGGCGAACTTTCAGGATTGCCAAAGCCCGGGCCCGCCTCCGGTTCCGGGTGCCACACCCTCCGTCCTGGTTCATGAACGTCGCAGCCACCGCCACCCAGGCGACGGCCCGCACCACGAGCGCGCCGCGCTCCAGTGCCGCCGACCTCGACTACCGCCCGTCCTATCTGGCCGCCGCCATCGCGGGGCTGGTGACCTTCCTGCTCTACGTGGTCACCCTCGCCCCCACGACGTCCATGTGGGATACCAGCGAGTACATCGCCGCCGCCTACGTGCTCGGCCTGCCCCATCCTCCAGGCAATCCGTTCTTCGTGCTGATCGGCCGGGTGTTCAGCATCCTGCCCATCGCACCCACGGTGGCCATGCGCATCAACGTGCTGGCGGCGCTCTCCAGTGCCGTCTCGGCGGCGTTCTGGTTCCTCGTCACCGAACGCGTACTCGTGCAGTGGATGCCGCGCCGCTGGCAGCGCATCGTGGGTGGGTCGCTGGCCGTGCTCATCGGCGCCACGGCGTTCACGGTGTGGAACCAGTCCGTCGTCAATGAGAAGGTCTACACCGTCTCGCTCGTCGGCCTGGCCTTCATCTGCTGGCTCACCGTACGCTGGTGCGACGATCCCGAAGGCCCCGTGGCCGATCGTCTGCTGGTGCTGATCGCCTATCTCTGCGGCCTCGGATACACCAACCACATGGCCGGCATGCTGGCCGTGCCCGCCGTGGGTGTGGCGGTGCTCATCCGCCGTCCGCAGACGGTGCTCCGCTGGAAGCTGCTCGTGGCCTGCGCCGTGGCGCTCGGATTCGGCCTCACGCCGTTCGCCACGCAACCCATTCGCGCGGCGCATTTCCCCGCCATCAACGAAGGCGAACCCACGGGATGCGCCACCGAACTCAAGGCGGAGTGCACGTTCAGTCAGCTCACGTACGACCGCTTCATGTACAACTTCAATCGCGGTCAGTACGGCAAGCCCGAACTCGGTGAACGCCAGGCGCCGTTCACCGCGCAGCTCGGGATGTACTGGATGTACTTCAAGTGGCAGTGGCTGCGCGACGCCTACAACGAAAGCCCTGGCGCACAGAACGGTCTCGCCGTCTTCTACTTCATCCTCGTCCTGCTCGGTGGATGGATGCACTACAAGAAGGACCGACGAAGTTTCTGGTTCTTCGGCCCCCTGGTGTTCACGATGACCCTGGGGCTCATCTTCTATCTCAATTTCAAGTACGGGCATTCGCAGGCACCGGAGCTGGGGGACTCGGTCCCCCGTGAAGTGCGCGACCGTGACTACTTCTATCTCTGGAGTTTCTCGGCGCTCAGCGTGTGGGCCGCGTTGGGCATGTTCTATCTGTGGGAGACGGTCGCCACGCTTTTCGGCTCCGACGAAGTGCGTCTGGGCAAGGAGACCGTGCTGGAGCCGCGTCCGCGCAGCTTCGCTCTGGCCTCGCCGCTGCTCGCGGTGGCGTTCATCCCGCTCTTCGGCAACTGGACCCAGGCCTCGCGTGCCGGTCAGACCGACACAGGCGACTTCGCCCATGATCTGCTCAATTCGGTTGAGCCCTATGGCATCCTCATCACCGTGGGCGACAACGACACCTTCCCGCTGTGGTATGCGCAGGAAGTGGAAGGCATCCGCAAGGATGTCATCGTCGCCAACACCTCGCTGCTGAACACCGACTGGTACGTGAGACAGCTCATCCGTCGTCCGCCATCACCGTACGAAGCGGACAAGGGGCCGGCGCTCTATCGCAACATCACCGCGACGATGCCCACGGGTTCGCCGGTGAAGATGACGTTCGAAGAAGCCGACGCGCTGCCGCTGGCCATCCAGACGCCGCAGAACGCCGCGTTCGTCAAGGGGGAGATCGTCGCGCAACCGCGCACACCGCAGCTCATGAAGTCCGATCAGCTCGTCTACTTCATGATCCGTGACGCCTTCCCGCAGCGGCCCATCTACTTCAGCCGCACCGCGGGTGGCTACCCGTACGAACTCGGACTCGAACGGTATGTCGTCACGCAGGGCATGGCCAAGAAGCTCATGGACAAGCCCGTGGAGCCGTCACCGGACATCATGATGGTGCCGGGTGAAGGCATCATGGACGTGAAGCGCAGCTACGAGCTCTGGAACACGGTCTTCACCGCCAACAAGTCGCTCGCGAAGCGCAACGGGTGGGTGGACGATGCCTCGGTCGGCATTCCCGATCTCTACGTCATCAGCGGCATCACGCTGGCCGAAGCGCTCGCACAACTCGGACAGACGGCGCGCTCCGACTCGGTGTATCAGCAGTCCAAGGATATCGCCACGGCCATGCGCCGTGCACAGGTATTCGGCTTCGACCGTCAGCCTTCGCTTCCGGTGACACCGGGTGCGGACACGGCCGCGCAGCAGCTCCTGCTGCCGCCGGCCGGCGACAAGAAGTGACCCGGATCGGAGGAGTCTTCGTGCGTCGTTCACTGCCTTGCTCATTGCATCGCTCGCGTCCGCGTTCGCGTCCGCATTCGCTGCCTCGTTCACGCGACATCGTTGGTGGGGCGATGCTGACCGCCCTGGCGTTCCCGGCGCTGCTCGCCGCTCAGGGATTCCGTGGTGGCACGCAGATCAAACCGGGCGAGGAGTGCCCCGCCGGCATGACGGAAGTGCGCCCCCGTACCTGCCTCGCGCCCGAGAAACCGGCGCCGAGTATCGTGGACTATCGCCCCAAGTCCACGCTCAAGGTGCCGGGCGCGATGAACATGAAAGCGAAGTTTCCCGTGGTGGATTTTCACGGGCACCCGTCGGGGCAGCTGGGCAGTGTCGACGCCATCGAGCGCATGGGCCGGTCGCTCGACTCGCTCAACGTGCGCCTGATGATCGTCGCCAACAACGTGTCGGGTGAGCAGCTCACGCGTGGGGTGGAGCTGGTGAAGAACACGCCCACGATGAAGGACCGGGTGCGCTTCCTCACCGGTATCAACTTCAACGGGGTGGGCACGCCGGAGTGGGCGGCCAGAGCGGTGGCGCAGCTCGAAGCCGATGCGAAGGCGGGCGCCGTGGGGGTGGGTGAGATCAGCAAGAGCTTCGGACTCACGGTGAAAAAGGCCGATGGCTCGCGTCTCAAGCTCAACGACCCGGAACTCAAGCCGGTGTGGGAAGCCGCCGCGCGCCTCAAGCTGCCGGTGTTCGTGCACACGGCCGATCCACAGGAGTTCTTCCGCGAGGTCGACAACACCAACGAACGCTGGCTCGAGCTCTCGCTCTTTCCCGAACGCCGGTATCCGCAGGATCGGTATCCGAGCTTCGAGCAGCTCATGAATGAGCGGGACAGTCTCTTCCGCGCCAATCCGAAGACGACCTTCGTTACCGCGCATCTGGGCTGGCACGCCAACGATCTCGGTCGCCTGGGCAAGATGTTCGACGAGATGCCCAATCTGCTGGGCGAGATGGGCGCCGTGCTGTACGACATCGGTCGCCAGCCGCGCGCGGCGCACGACTTCTTCATCAAGTATCAGGATCGCCTGCTCTTCGGCAAGGACAGCTATCAGCCGGAAGAGTATCCGTACTACTGGCGGGTGTTCGAAACGCGGGATGACTATTTCGACTACTACCGCGACTACCACGCCTTCTGGAAGCTCTACGGCATCGACCTTCCCGATGAGGTGCTGAAGAAGATCTACTACAAGAACGCGTTGCGTATCATGCCGGCGATTCCAACGGCCGGGTGGCCGAAGTAAACGCATGAAACCGGCGTATCGAAGCATCACATCGCTCGCGGCGGCAGCGCTGCTGCTCGCCTGTGGAGCGGCGGAGGAGTCGGGAAGCACCACCGTGCGGAAGGGAGAGATCGTCCAGCTCCCGTCTCCCGTCGACATGCTGGATTCGGTGGTGCTCCGTGACAGCGCCAATGCGTTCATCGCCGAACCGGCGGGTGTGGCGATGAATGGCGCCGCGATCTACGTCACCGATGCCGGCTCCTCCAGCGTGTTGCAGTTCGATCGCGACGGCGGATTCGTCCGCCGCATCGGTCGGCGCGGACGGGGTCCCGGTGAGTTCTCGGCGCCCGGGGCCATGGCCACGATCGGCGACACGCTGCTGGTGGTCTCCGATGTGGGCACGGGGAGGATTTCCCTGTTCGACACCCGCACCGGTCAGCTCGTGCTGATCAAGCGGTTCCCCGGTGCGCCCTTCACGATCAGTGCCGTGGGTGACACGCTGCTGGGTGGCACATACGACGCCATGCAGATCAATTCGATGTTCCGGACCACGCTGAACGACAGCATCGGTCAGGTCATGGGGCCGGTGTCGCCCGACTACACGAATGGTCAGCGCGTCAGGTTTTCTTATCCGTTCTCCGCGGCCGCCCTGCATACCGGTGGTGCCATCGTGGCCATGGTCGGATCGCGCCGGATGTATCGCACGGATGCACAGGGTTCGGCCACGGATTCCATCGAGCTCGCATCACGGGTCAGGCGCGGGGTCCCGCAGGATCTCGAACGCGCATTGGCCGACGCCAGGGATCCGGCGAGTCAGATGCTGCTGGTCTCGATCCTCACGGCGCTGTCCCGCATCGATTCGTCGACGGCCATGGTGCATGTGGATTTCAGCCCGAGCGACCGGAGTGTGTCGGGCAAGGCGTATCTGTCGCTGGTCAACTGGCCGCTGCATGCGCAGTGTGTGGACGCGGAGATCCCGCTGGCGCCCGACACACGGCCGGTGTTTGCTTTCCGCAACGACACGCTGATCTCGGTGCAGAACGTGGTGACGGGCACGGATTCGCTCACGTCCTACACGCGCCTGCAACGGTTCCGGGTGCCGGCATGCGGGAGCGGTTCGCGCTGAGTGTTCCGGCGACCACGCCTGCACACAAACGACACGGCCTGCATCAGGGCATGACGCCCGTCAGTCGTTGTTGCGTCCCTGCAAACGCGAGAGCAGACGCAGCAGCTCGAGATAGAGCCAGATGAGCGTGACCAGCAGGCCGAACGCGCTGAACCACTCCATGGTCTTCGGCGCGCCCATGCGCACGCCCTCTTCGATGCGATCGAAGTCGAGCACGAGATTCAGCGCGGCCACACCGGCGATCACCAGATTGATCACGATGGCCAGGGTGCCATTGGACGTGAAGTACCCGATGTTCACACCGAAGAAGCCCAGCACCATCGAGCCCACATAGAAGAGCATGATGCCGACCATCGCACTGATCATCATGCGACGAAAACCGGCCGTGGCCCGGACCACCTTGAAGTGGTACAGCGCAAACACCCCGGCGGCCACGCCGATGGTGAGCAGCACCGCCTGCTGCGGCAGGCCGGCGAACCGGGCGTTGTACAGCGCCGAGATGGCGCCGAGCAGAATGCCTTCGAGTGCCGCGTAGATGGGCGCCGTATAAGGTGCCGTCTGCGGCTTGAACGTGGCGATGAGCGCCACGATGAATCCACCGATACCGCCCACCAGCATGGCCGGCATGACGAGATCGGTGCGCCCGGCCGCCACCTTCTGCCAGACCAGGGCCGCCGAGAAGCTGAGCACCGCCAGCAGGATGAGGGCTTTGGTGGCGGTCCCCGACACCGTCATGGTATCGGAGCGGGTACCGGCGATCGCGGAGTTGACGGTGGCACGGGTCGCATCGGCGAACCGGGCAAGCATCGGATTGTTGGAGCGCATGGCAGTGTTGAGAGGGACGGGACTGATGCGACCTCGGGGCCGCACCCAAATCATACACCAAGTAACCGGGAAACGATCAGATCCATGCCCCCGCGCAGGGGGTCGCAGACCGGGACGCCCATCTCCTGCTCCACCTGCGCCCGGTATCGCGCCCAGGCCCCGTCGTCCAGCGAGGAGGAATTGATACTCACCCCGGCCAGCCGCACGTTCCGGTTCGTCACGCGGGCGTTCACCAGGTACTGCTCGGCGGCCACGGGCAGTGGCGGAATGGGAAAGTCGGGGCGGTATTCGATGGTCTTGCGGGTGGGGTCATGGCACAGCACCAGAAAATCCGGCTGGGAGCCATGCAGCAGACCGAGCGTCACGCCGGCGTAGGCCGGGTGAAACAGCGACCCCTGCCCTTCGATCACATCCCAGTGATCGGGATCGTTGGCGGGCGACAACACTTCGGCCGCGCCGGCGATGAAATCGGCCACCACGGCGTCGATGGCGATGCCGCTGCCGGCGATCATGATGCCCGTCTGTCCGGTGGCGCGAAACGTGGCCTTCTGCCCCCGGGCCTCGAGGGCGCGGGTCAGGGCGAGGGCCGTGTACTTCTTGCCCAGCGCACAATCGGTCCCCACGGTGGCCACCCGCAGGCCCGGTCGCGGGAGGCCGGTGCCGGCGGGAAAGGTGGTATCGCTGTGACGGACATCGTGCAGCGTCACCCCATGGCGCGCCGCGGCCGCCACCAGCGAGGAAAACGACGTGAGCCGCGTATGCATGCCGCTCACGATATCCATGCCCGCCGCGATGGCGGCTTCGAGATCGGGCAACCAGCTGTCGGGGACCTTGCCCCCCACCGACGCGATGCCGATGACGAGACTGCCCGCGCCCTGCGCCGCCGCTTCGGCGGGCGAGCACCGCGGGAGTCCCACGCTCACCGCGGCGGTGGGAAGACTCCATTCGCCCACGACATCGGCGGGGCACCAGTCGCGCAGACCGCATGCGGTCTTGGCATCGGTGGGATGCTGCGCGTCCCCCAGATACAGCAGATACGGCTTGCGAAGTTGCGGCATGCCGAACGCTACGTCCCGACTGGGGATGCCGCCACCATCGGGCTCCGGATACTATCCGGACATGCCCGATCTCGCCGAACTGCAAGCCCGCGTCACGCGCGGACTTCCCGGTCTGCTCGGCATCCGCATCACGAAGCTGGTGCCGAATGCCCTGCACGCCGAACTCCCGTTGCGTCCCGATCTCATGGCCGTGAACGGCTATCTGCACGCCGGCACGGTGGTCTCGCTGGCCGATACGGCGGCGGGCTTCGGATGTGTCGCGCACTTGCCGGAGGGTGCCGAGAGTTTCACGACCATCGAACTCAAGACCAATCACATCGGCACCGCGCGTGACGGCACGGTGGCCTGCGTGGCGCGCCTCGTGCATGGCGGCCGCATGACGCAGGTGTGGGACGCCGAGGTGACCCATGTGGAGACCGGCAAGATCATCGCGCATTATCGGGCCACGCAGATGATTCTGTATCCGCGGGGATGAC
The nucleotide sequence above comes from Gemmatimonas aurantiaca. Encoded proteins:
- a CDS encoding serine/threonine-protein kinase; this encodes MPPAVPPAPPIADPLRDSLERAVAGRYTVLRELGRGGMGAVYLAQDLSLDRPVAIKVLPPELAVQPTLRERFVREARLAGSLSHPNIIHVHAVEERGDLLAIVMQYVDGETLVQRIARTGPYDPQDVARLMQDIAWALGYAHGRGIVHRDVKPDNLIIERGTGRTLIMDFGIARKEQATSLTEVGQSIGTPTYMSPEQAAAEDVDGRSDVYSLGCVGFFAATGRPPFVAPSAHKLLMMHLTEAAPSIGSVRAGFPEKFDAIVSRCLAKERGERFTTAEALAEAIGDLQLRTREVAPLLRLFHQQTAQSLQALLTLVLLLVAYWAARPQADPALDLLVSILFLTVSITVVIHVFDRVRYAVRRGFTVQDVQTAFTAIGDEIRTAREQLMSDPAERRRNIRRRWFAAIAGFTGGASWPIALWWLSEQGTGGVRRFTGTGALTLILGTVCVGISIAFWATRPVRVTLAQRIEGHFWSSRPGRWIFARAERRYAREVSRRKE
- a CDS encoding putative toxin-antitoxin system toxin component, PIN family; amino-acid sequence: MRVVLDANVLVSAMVTGGGAPDEVVQSILRGDLHLLIDSRIMAEYDEVTSRPSFGFDAKERRMLLDVLDTIAEPVIARPHHVALPDPDDLPFVEVAISGRADVLITGNIRHFIDARPYGVVARTPRQIMDRLRRPKYP
- a CDS encoding DUF2723 domain-containing protein; translated protein: MNVAATATQATARTTSAPRSSAADLDYRPSYLAAAIAGLVTFLLYVVTLAPTTSMWDTSEYIAAAYVLGLPHPPGNPFFVLIGRVFSILPIAPTVAMRINVLAALSSAVSAAFWFLVTERVLVQWMPRRWQRIVGGSLAVLIGATAFTVWNQSVVNEKVYTVSLVGLAFICWLTVRWCDDPEGPVADRLLVLIAYLCGLGYTNHMAGMLAVPAVGVAVLIRRPQTVLRWKLLVACAVALGFGLTPFATQPIRAAHFPAINEGEPTGCATELKAECTFSQLTYDRFMYNFNRGQYGKPELGERQAPFTAQLGMYWMYFKWQWLRDAYNESPGAQNGLAVFYFILVLLGGWMHYKKDRRSFWFFGPLVFTMTLGLIFYLNFKYGHSQAPELGDSVPREVRDRDYFYLWSFSALSVWAALGMFYLWETVATLFGSDEVRLGKETVLEPRPRSFALASPLLAVAFIPLFGNWTQASRAGQTDTGDFAHDLLNSVEPYGILITVGDNDTFPLWYAQEVEGIRKDVIVANTSLLNTDWYVRQLIRRPPSPYEADKGPALYRNITATMPTGSPVKMTFEEADALPLAIQTPQNAAFVKGEIVAQPRTPQLMKSDQLVYFMIRDAFPQRPIYFSRTAGGYPYELGLERYVVTQGMAKKLMDKPVEPSPDIMMVPGEGIMDVKRSYELWNTVFTANKSLAKRNGWVDDASVGIPDLYVISGITLAEALAQLGQTARSDSVYQQSKDIATAMRRAQVFGFDRQPSLPVTPGADTAAQQLLLPPAGDKK
- a CDS encoding amidohydrolase family protein: MRRSLPCSLHRSRPRSRPHSLPRSRDIVGGAMLTALAFPALLAAQGFRGGTQIKPGEECPAGMTEVRPRTCLAPEKPAPSIVDYRPKSTLKVPGAMNMKAKFPVVDFHGHPSGQLGSVDAIERMGRSLDSLNVRLMIVANNVSGEQLTRGVELVKNTPTMKDRVRFLTGINFNGVGTPEWAARAVAQLEADAKAGAVGVGEISKSFGLTVKKADGSRLKLNDPELKPVWEAAARLKLPVFVHTADPQEFFREVDNTNERWLELSLFPERRYPQDRYPSFEQLMNERDSLFRANPKTTFVTAHLGWHANDLGRLGKMFDEMPNLLGEMGAVLYDIGRQPRAAHDFFIKYQDRLLFGKDSYQPEEYPYYWRVFETRDDYFDYYRDYHAFWKLYGIDLPDEVLKKIYYKNALRIMPAIPTAGWPK
- a CDS encoding 6-bladed beta-propeller, coding for MKPAYRSITSLAAAALLLACGAAEESGSTTVRKGEIVQLPSPVDMLDSVVLRDSANAFIAEPAGVAMNGAAIYVTDAGSSSVLQFDRDGGFVRRIGRRGRGPGEFSAPGAMATIGDTLLVVSDVGTGRISLFDTRTGQLVLIKRFPGAPFTISAVGDTLLGGTYDAMQINSMFRTTLNDSIGQVMGPVSPDYTNGQRVRFSYPFSAAALHTGGAIVAMVGSRRMYRTDAQGSATDSIELASRVRRGVPQDLERALADARDPASQMLLVSILTALSRIDSSTAMVHVDFSPSDRSVSGKAYLSLVNWPLHAQCVDAEIPLAPDTRPVFAFRNDTLISVQNVVTGTDSLTSYTRLQRFRVPACGSGSR
- a CDS encoding Bax inhibitor-1/YccA family protein; this encodes MRSNNPMLARFADATRATVNSAIAGTRSDTMTVSGTATKALILLAVLSFSAALVWQKVAAGRTDLVMPAMLVGGIGGFIVALIATFKPQTAPYTAPIYAALEGILLGAISALYNARFAGLPQQAVLLTIGVAAGVFALYHFKVVRATAGFRRMMISAMVGIMLFYVGSMVLGFFGVNIGYFTSNGTLAIVINLVIAGVAALNLVLDFDRIEEGVRMGAPKTMEWFSAFGLLVTLIWLYLELLRLLSRLQGRNND
- a CDS encoding DUF1611 domain-containing protein, whose amino-acid sequence is MPQLRKPYLLYLGDAQHPTDAKTACGLRDWCPADVVGEWSLPTAAVSVGLPRCSPAEAAAQGAGSLVIGIASVGGKVPDSWLPDLEAAIAAGMDIVSGMHTRLTSFSSLVAAAARHGVTLHDVRHSDTTFPAGTGLPRPGLRVATVGTDCALGKKYTALALTRALEARGQKATFRATGQTGIMIAGSGIAIDAVVADFIAGAAEVLSPANDPDHWDVIEGQGSLFHPAYAGVTLGLLHGSQPDFLVLCHDPTRKTIEYRPDFPIPPLPVAAEQYLVNARVTNRNVRLAGVSINSSSLDDGAWARYRAQVEQEMGVPVCDPLRGGMDLIVSRLLGV
- a CDS encoding PaaI family thioesterase, giving the protein MPDLAELQARVTRGLPGLLGIRITKLVPNALHAELPLRPDLMAVNGYLHAGTVVSLADTAAGFGCVAHLPEGAESFTTIELKTNHIGTARDGTVACVARLVHGGRMTQVWDAEVTHVETGKIIAHYRATQMILYPRG